In Hemibagrus wyckioides isolate EC202008001 linkage group LG16, SWU_Hwy_1.0, whole genome shotgun sequence, the sequence AGTAATGCAAAAACTAAAGATTCCTTAAACCAAAGGCCTAGTTTTCTTTGAGACACACAGcctttaaagttttttttttttttttaaatcagtcaCAAAAATAAAGGTGTGGTACCCTTTTATTATGACAAATGTACAAGATTGTATTTATATGAAAGCAATTACAATacagttaacaaaaaaaaaatcaaataaaaagtgGAACAGAGACACAGGACATATCTAAAAGCTAAGGCCTGAACCATACTCCATGTGCACTTCTGTCCAGGCCACAAACTACAACCAAACCAAAGACAGTTTATTGGCACTAACTTTCTTTCATCATGTAATCTTTcatttaggtaaaaaaaaaacaaacagataaggGGGAAGGACAAGTATCTTTATATAGATAAAATGTAGGACATCTTCAGTATCCAAATACTTCTGAGAGAGCACAGCAGTTACAGGGGTCACCGCATGTCAAACTGAGCTAACTGATTTAGCCATGATGGCCCACGCTGTGCACGAAGAAAATGAAGACAAAGGACGAATGCAATTAGGAGATCAGCATGCCAAGCTTACACATTATTTTACAAGACATTTTACAAAGCTCTTTATCTCGtaaccaccttttttttttttccttttctgattTTTAAATCTGAGCCCAGCTGTTacagctcacatacacacaggattTCTTCGAAGAACAGATTACATATGTACAAAGTTCTAGCAAGCAGTGAAACAAACAGCACCACTGAcaaagaatgaaggaaaaagGGGATGATGAATGTGAGATTTTGAGTTgggacagacaaaaaaaaaaaaaaaaaaaaaaaaggaggaatcCAGCTTTAGAggactcaaaaaaaaaagaaaaaaaagaaagaaagatacacATCAGACAGAACGAACATGCTGTAATTCACTTTAGACACTTCAAAATTGTACAAAAGTTACACAACCTACTACAAAAAAGAAACTATAAACAGGTGCAATCATAAAGGACTGCTAAATATATATCATTCAGATGATTTAAAAATGCTTCTAACTATGTTACAGCAAAAAACTACAGATATAGTACACGCAAGGGTAACGTCATATTTTACATTTCGCATGTTCATTACTCATTCCCACCGACTCCAAAAGTACAACGGATGAGTCTGTTCCTGCCAACGTGAGAATCCGTTacatccccccccccaacaTAATCTGTTCCGTGCTGAAAAAACAGGAAGGCTTTGATTGCAGGGTAGTCAACATAGTGTTCGACTTATTTTAATGCCACCACAGGGGGGaccttcacccccccccccaacaaagGTAGGCAAAAGATCATAACAGTAGCTTGGTGGACAGTGAAaattttcatacattttgttaacaagaaaaatatattgCTCAGATATTGAAGGAAAAATAGtaaatagtctgtgtgtgtgtatatatatatatatatatctatagaaaacaaattaatatgttaatatatagTGCAGAATAAGAGCAAAACGGAAACACACAAGGTGCCAATGCTGTGATGGAtcttgacatttaaaaaaaacaaacaaacaaacaaacaaacaaaaaaaaaaaaacaccagtgaaaagaccctttttttttattaaatacttgTATTAAAATGGAGATGAATATAACTTGCATGGAATCCACAGATAATACATTAAACAACATGAAACACTTTCTTTAGAGGGATAGATCTCATCCACCCTCAAGAAAAtgtcattacaaaataaaacggggaaaaaataaaggtttgttTGTTCTAAACAATCGAGTTTTACACATATACATGGTGATCTGGATCACAATTGACACTTTTTCAAGTTGGCATTCGATGCACCGACGAGCTGCCATAGTGTTTGTTCATTTAGATGCTATAAAAATGACGGGGAAAGAAACTGCCTCTAAAACAGCATAATATACTACAAGACCAAATAATGgagcaattatttttttttttagcaaagaCCCACATCCAAATTCatcaaaaatgtttttcatattGTGAAATTCCAAGAATGCTCACTTGATGCCCTCATGAATCCATAGATGATTGAACTGCAATTAGTTAAATAACAATttcaaagaataaataatataacaaaacCAAGCTTCGGCTTTTAATCAGATAAAATGTGTTCCTTAAACAAATGCAACCAGCTTCAAACCAGATGCCGATTTGACCAATGCGTtatgtttaaaagaaagaaagaaagaaaaaaaaaaggtggtgttatagtagtagtaatagtaaagtATAGGGCATATAGTAGATGTATTTCTTAACAGTCAGAGATATGGTTTTAAGAAAAGCTGGTAACCATGTCTAGACCTTGGTTCGGATGCATTACTTGACGGCTCCTTTATGCTTTTATCCGTTTTAACATCCGATTTCCCAACCTCCCCCCCCCTCCCGAAAAAAATCCATAACAGTGTAGAACAATAGCACATGGGTACTTTGACAACAAAGCAATAAAAGAATATGTCAATGATACTGATTTACTGAGAAGGAATGGCTACATTAGTGTAAGATAGACACTTGAAAGGTTCTACGTTTTGCAGATGCTTGGTATATTATTACAcaaaggttaaaaaaataaaaccgtTTTCCGGAATCTTTTAATGATGGGCCCACTGATGACAACTCAGTTTGGTGAATTTATTTACATCCTGTGTTTAGGTGCTTTTATCCACCTGCGATTACACGAAGGCCAATTTGATGACCTTCATGCGGTAGCTCAAACGGGTTGAAGTAGCAAGCAAAATGGAGCCTGAAGACTCCGGTACCCTGCTCGCTAGATTCCCAGGATCATCACTGTTTCTTGCAGAACACTGAGCGTGATGTAAGGAGTATGAGGACCCCTGCATGGTGCATGGCAATGAGACGAaagcaaaaacaataaaaggatATTACTGAGAAATGTAATGGAGCTTGGCCACAAATGGAGAGACAAAATTACTctgaaaaaatgtttaataataaaatgccaTGTCTTACAACTGTTCACTGTTGCAGACATAGTCTACAAGGTCTGTGACCCCCAAAAggtcatcctcatcttcatcctgcGGCGCCATCTCCTGGGCAACCAGGCCATTGGCACCAACAGACACGGGCTGTGGTGCGCTGCTGTTTTTCAGCCCTATTTGACTCATGAGAGCAGGGTTAGCCATGCCAGTGGCAGGCCGTGAGATCAAACCCTCTAGAGTTTTCATGGGGCTTTGTCCGTTTGTAGGTGGAAGTTCCAGGTTATAGTCTAGAGGGCTGACCCCTTTTGCTACGGTGtcctctgcctctttctctgtgctcttcttctccttctccttctctgcctcctcctcatcactgtcatcaGAGTCAATGCGGTTTACCCGCTTGCGGACAGGCCGCTCCTCTTCCTCCGAATCATCTGAATCGCTGCTGTTGTCGTCGTCATCTTCAGATTCCCTCCTGCGCTTCAGTGACAGACGCCTGCGCCGTTTGCGAGACTCCTCTTCCGACAGGACTACTCTCTGCTTTTTACTTTTTCCATCTTCCTCATCAGAGTCCATGGAGTGAAAGCTCGCTGCAGAGTATCGATAAGCAAAAAAAGCTTTAGGATTTTGACAatagacaaaaacaaaattcgAAAGGCACAAAGAGTAAGACTGACCATCGCTCTCTGAGCTGGATAAGCGCCTGCGCTTCTTAGCCTTGTCTTTGTTGCGGCTTCCCTGAGAGGCATCAGAGTCGGACGCCTCGCAGTAGTTGACCTGCTTTTTCTTGCTCCGGTGGGAACGGCGTCTGCGCATGTCTAGGTCACTGTCACTAAATTCACTGGAACCCTcagtcactgcacacacaggcgcacacacaggcagagaaaaAGCCACAAAGATTCAAACGGAGTAGACAACTGatattttaatgatgtttatATCATTACATCTGAACCCCATTAGGATCTAACTGGACTAGATACTAGTGTGTCTAAAATTTCAAAACTCCACTTCAAAGCAgagttttttccccacagatCTCCAGTTTAACAGGTGAAAAGGTTTGCATGAATAGAGTCAGAATAAATGCTGAGACTTTCAGAAATATTCTTACCCATTTCTTCTTCCTCGTCCTCTTCATCAGTCTCCTCCAGCTCTTCATCATCCGAGTATCCTCTGGGTCTGCGTCGCCTGCGGGGTCGCGTATTCCTCCGTTTAGTCGGCCTCCGTCTGGATGGAACGCTGCCTGTATTCGGTCCTTGGCCATCGCTGCCGAAATCGCTGTCATCTAAGGACTGTGCCTCTCCCTCACTGTCCACATCGTTATCAGATGCCAcaaactcctcctcctcactgctGTCCAATTTAGAGAAGCAACAATGTTAACAATTGTTAAATAAGTAGCCACTGAAAGAATTTGAAGTAACTATTCTTTGTGAGCTTTTAAAATGGGGATTTGAAATTCTTAATGGCATCAGCAGTTGTTACCTGTCACTTAGGCGGAACTCTTCCTCACTCTCCTCTTCATCCACGGTGCTGTCGCTGTCCAGGTCGTTGAGGCGTCGCCGTTTTTTCCTCCGCTGTCCAGCATTTGAACGTTTGGGCCGCCCATTTTCTTTCCCTTCCTCCTGCAAAATGGCGGACATGTCCTTCCCTCGGTGGCCTGTGATATTTGCCATGTCCTTACCACGGCCTGCTCCTACAGgcaaacacaacagcaaatcacacacactgtcatacacTGACTGGAAATAATTAGCCATTAAGTCAAAAGCATCAAAGAGTATTATAGCGGAGAGTTCGGTGACTTGTACCTCCTCCCTCTGCCTCTTTGATATCTTCTTCAATCGCCTCCTCGATAGCTTCATCAAACTCGTCGAAcctaacacacaaaaaatacttGAATAACGAtcgcaaaaataaataaactaacattAACTAGTTAGACAAATTATACCTGTAGCTTATATATTTCTTGGCCCTGGTTGATCTTCGGCCCCAGGACTTGTTTTTCTTGACCTCCTTCTTCTCTTTCACCAcctcttcttgtttttcttcctctggTTCAACCTTATTATTcacacaaaagcaaaataatgACCCAACTATTGCAAACCTTTATTTGAGGGATTATGTacaactataaaataaattatgccTACAGAAGGTGTGATTATATTCTCAACGCTGATCCCAACGTAGACCAGGCGCTCTTTCCTGAAGGACACACCAGAACATATTCAGGTCATGTCGTCATTTtagaagaggaaaaaacaaacaaacaaacaaaccaacaaaaaataaataaatcacacgcTTCTGATTAACAGATGCCATTCATACAAAGCAAACATGACCATAATTTATCAGTTTGTTCTGTGAGCATTTCCAATTTGCTTTCTCGCCATAATTAGATACAAGATTTACCTTCGCTCGGCACGTTCCTTCTTTTTAAGTGCCACGTCTAGATTCTGTAATTGTTCTTCCAGCTTGTCACAAAGCAGTTtctgaagggggaaaaaagggtgGTCATGTGTCAGTTCTTATACTCAAAGGTTAAATAGATGGTCatctagatggatggatggatgacataAAACTAGAACTTACATGCTGGCATGGCGGACAGAACCATTCACCATCAGGGATGATCATGAGAGGAGGCCGGAGACACGCTGTGTGATAGCCGCTGTCGCATGAGTCGCACAGCAGAATCTGTGGGGATTCAATAATCAGTACTGTGTTGCATACTTGCTCTAGAACTACCAAATCATACATGTAGACAAATCTGGTTTTACGCACCAGCTCGGGATGGTTGGGCAGGCCACAGTGTTTGCAGGGGTCATCATTTGGTGGGAGATCATCTGAAGACGAGGTAGAAGTATCAGAACTGTTCCTCTCTTTGTTGCGgttcctccttctcttttttttctccacctgGTAATCCTCATCACTGTCATCTTCCTCGGTCTCCTCTTCTTCACTTGAACTCTCGTCGCCCTCGTCCTCATCGTAATCTTCCTCCGAGTCTTTCTTTTTGCGCCGTGATCGCACCCGGGACCATCGCATCCGCCTCTGGCGTCTTCCCTGTTcagaagtttgtttttttttcaaagcacaaacataaaaatatcaaaattaAAAGGATCAGTTTCATGGGATCGTgggtgatttaaaaaaaagaataaaacctgactattaaagtaaatatttattatgaaaatgCTCTTTGGACATCCTTGAATATAAACCAAccaatagaaaacaaaaagattcAATGCcctaattactattattacaattatttttgaGAAGAACAAAGAGTAAATCACTTATAATGTCAGTATTTCTCATGTCATTATACGCTGAAAGaggggaagaaagagagagtttgtCTATAAAGGCAGTGTGCtgaaccaacaaaaaaaatgtgcagCAGTGCAGCCAAAATAGCAGTGCCATGTTCTTCTATGCATTCGATAGCCGTCCTGACATCTGATCAGACACCTGATCAAACAACCCAAACAAGCAGACTTATTCAGACATACCTTAGGTTTAGCTTGACCTTCTTGCTCAACCTTCTTCTCTCTTGGCTTTTTTTGTACTGCGTTTTCTTCTACttccttttcttcattttcctccttctccttctcaaCCAAAGGCGTGACTTGTTTCTTCTCCACCTTCCGGTCTTGGATTTCTGCCAGCTTGGCTGTTGGTCTGCAAATCCTGGGTGAGCGCCTTAGACATCTCCCTTCACTTGCCTCAGACTCAGAGTCGCCCTTTCCCTCTTCTCGCTGCAGCTCTGCCCTCCGCCTGTGAGCGGGGACCTTGATTTTCAGACGGATTCCTTGTTTGGGTATTTCAGGCACCACTTTGCCATCTTCTGCTTCTGCTTTACTGGTCTTAGtcttctcctcttcctttgCTCGAGTCTGGTCTTCTGTGGGTTCGCCACTGAGGCTCGCCTCCTTCTCGGAAGTACTTTTCTGTTCACCGTGTTCTTTCTGGTCCACGCTAGATTCCTCTGTAGAAGCCTTACTCTCCTCCACAGGATGCTCCTCCTGCATGCCCTTCTCACTGCAATCTTCCTTTGGAGGTTCAACATCGCAAACCTTTGACGTGGCTTCAGAAGGCTCTTTTTTCTCCACCACGTTCTGTTCTTTTCCCTCCGTGTTATCTGTGTTTGCGTCGTTATCCTTGGTGTCTGCTGAAGTAACTTCCAGTGGCGTCTCTTCCTTTACTATGTCCTCCGTTTTGGATCCTGCAGGAGAAGGAGCTTCCTCTGTCTTTTTCACGGCATTCTGTTTCTCCTGATCTGCTTCTGATTCTTTCTGGGTAGCAACTGAATCAGTTCCTTCTGTATCTGGCATGGCGGTATTATCCGACATCCTGTCATGCTCTGATTTTAAAGATTCTTTGGCTGCAGTTTCAGTAATTGTCTCTTCACACACAGCTGACTTTTCACAGTCttcattctttttgttttcttttggcaAGGATGGATTTTCCTTCTCCTTGGATACATTTGAATCTTCAGgcaatttcttttcttctttcaaaGGTTCGGattcttccttttcctttacTGGGATTGTATCCTCTTTAGGTAGTTCCTGTGTTTCGCTCTGCTTTGTGGAACCTGATTCAGGTTTTTTATCACCATCCAATAAGGCACAGTCCTCTAGAGTTGTAGAAGAAGCTTCATCTTCAGGCCTTTTGGTTTCTTCAGATGTACAAGGCTTGTCTGCTTTTTGGACAGCTAGTCTGCTCTGTTCATGAGCATCGCTTTGCTGTTTTGTAGAGTCTTGTGATGTAGATATTTCAGTCTCCATGGGGGCCTCAGTCCCCATCTGTGTTTTGTCATCTTTTGCAGCATCTGCTTTCTCATTCGAGGCTGTATCGCCGAGTTTTATTTCTTCTCGCTTCTGATCCATATCTCTCTCATTAGGACATGGCCTTTCTTTTAAGGTCTCTCGTGCCTTTTCATTCTCAGCTTGGTCCACAGGTTTCTTCACACCAGTATTCTCAGATGCTTCCTTGTCTAGAGGTTTTGAACAGTCTTCCGCAATTTCCATTGTCTCCGGCTCACCAGGCTTTTCCGAATCTGCTTGCAAGGGGATCACTTCAGATGACTTTTCAGCTGTCTTTTCTCGCTTTGGTGATGTTTCTTGATCCCCCTTTGAAACTGCAGGTTCCTCCACTTCCATGGATTCCTCCATGCTAGTCTGGCTCTTACTGGTCGTTGCATCTGCTTTCTCCTGCTTTTCTTCATGTCCCCCTTCTTTTTTGGTTTCAGAAAGCTGTTTTGTTGTTTCCTTGACTTCAGCATCAGCTTGCTGATCCTTAACTTGCGGTTCTGTTTGCTTTATCTGCAAGCTGTCCCTCGCTTGGCCGTCACCCTCTGCTGCTACATCAGGCGAGACGTTCCCGTTGAGATTCTCACTGCTCAATCCGTTTTCCTCGCTGGCGGGCCGCACTTCCTTAACTGTTGGGTTACGCACGATGATACTGCTGCCACCGCTTCCACAATTGTTGGTAGCAAAATCCTCACTTCGTTTCATCTCACGCTTTTTGAGGGGGATTTTAGCCTGTTGGTCATTTTTCAGAGCTTTCTGTATCTCGTCTGATTTCTTCTTCACCTCCCCTATGTGTTCTGAAGGCAGGGGTGCACCAGTCTTTTCTGATGTTGACTCTGATGTGTTGTTGATCACTTCATCTTCTTCCATGGGCTCCTCTTTCCCTGCTTTGGTAACAGTTTCCTCAACTACAATGGGCTTGTCAGATTTTACATCTTTAGTGTCTTTGTCCGTTAGTGCTTCTTTTCCCTCTGCAACTTCCTGCTTTACGCTATCAGTTTGCGCTACGGTGTTATCTTTTTCAGAGTCATCTTTCTCAGTTTTGGGAGATTTTTCTTCATCCAGACCTTTGTCTTTTTTAACCTCTcctgtaaaacaaaaacatcatggCCACATCAGTCGAACAATTTCACTTCATATTTTCTAACTGTATCAAAGCAGCTCAATCAAACACTTTAATACAGTGCGATCCAACActttctgtaaacaaaataactaattaaaaaCAAGAGTAAAAATaccatcctcctccttcttcttgttTTCTTCAGTCTCAGGGTTTGGGCTGTTACTCGATGAACCTTCCTCCTGATCCTTTTTGACCAGTAGAGCGGGATCAATCTGGGTCTTCAGGAGTTCAAGGATCTGTGCCAgatcatttctgtttctgtaaaaCAAATGACAGATTTGAGCACACCATGGTCATTTACTATCCTACTACTATATCCTTGGCACAAAAATATTTACTGCTTTCCACTTGTGgcatttaatgtattttaccGAGACTGAAAAACTGAATTGTGTTTTAACTGATGTTAATATTCCAGTATTACCCAAAAACATTTGgaactatttttttaattatatatgctTGTAACTAGTGCAAAGGTCCAGACCTTGCTTGTTTCACATATAGCATGGAAAAACAACATCTTGATAATACTTTGGCACAACATGGTACACTATATGGTGGAAAGATAGCTATAAGCAATTGCTATAAGCAATGACCTGATCAGACTGTCTTGAttgtttatgtaaatataatacacatCTCAGTTCTATAATTTACACATCCACTCTCATAGTAGGTATTTATAAATACAGACAGTCAGAAGATTTAGTTGTCAACATCCTCAAGCGACCTCTTTGCTACAGTGTCACACATACCTAACAATACATTTCCAGGATGAGCCATCTAAATCATCCTGCTCCTCCACGTACACCCTCACGTTGTGATCCTGGTCAAGCTGGAACCAGTACATGAGGCCATCTTTGTCTCTGCCGATTGGCTGGAGGCGCATTTTATCAGGGTCTTCTTCATTGATGGCTGTTTTGAACTTGACATTGTCATCAAACTGGCATTCACACAAGtactgagggggaaaaaaaatcagccacAATTAGCAGTACTGTACAATAAGGCAGTAACAATAAATGCacgtatgaatgaatgaatgaacgttGGTCACACCTTAAGGATTCCAGTCTTACACTCCAC encodes:
- the rsf1b.1 gene encoding remodeling and spacing factor 1 isoform X1, producing MRVGKKNTSTEPLASSSALHCGESLVLQRTVSNPSIVKMAASAAAAGSSPGLCPSFAVICSFLERYGALLDLPELTFPQLERYLQETSTVPKLLVDLHVKLLRKIGKSVSADRWEKYLVKICQDFNTTWAWELEKKGYLEMTVECKTGILKYLCECQFDDNVKFKTAINEEDPDKMRLQPIGRDKDGLMYWFQLDQDHNVRVYVEEQDDLDGSSWKCIVRNRNDLAQILELLKTQIDPALLVKKDQEEGSSSNSPNPETEENKKKEEDGEVKKDKGLDEEKSPKTEKDDSEKDNTVAQTDSVKQEVAEGKEALTDKDTKDVKSDKPIVVEETVTKAGKEEPMEEDEVINNTSESTSEKTGAPLPSEHIGEVKKKSDEIQKALKNDQQAKIPLKKREMKRSEDFATNNCGSGGSSIIVRNPTVKEVRPASEENGLSSENLNGNVSPDVAAEGDGQARDSLQIKQTEPQVKDQQADAEVKETTKQLSETKKEGGHEEKQEKADATTSKSQTSMEESMEVEEPAVSKGDQETSPKREKTAEKSSEVIPLQADSEKPGEPETMEIAEDCSKPLDKEASENTGVKKPVDQAENEKARETLKERPCPNERDMDQKREEIKLGDTASNEKADAAKDDKTQMGTEAPMETEISTSQDSTKQQSDAHEQSRLAVQKADKPCTSEETKRPEDEASSTTLEDCALLDGDKKPESGSTKQSETQELPKEDTIPVKEKEESEPLKEEKKLPEDSNVSKEKENPSLPKENKKNEDCEKSAVCEETITETAAKESLKSEHDRMSDNTAMPDTEGTDSVATQKESEADQEKQNAVKKTEEAPSPAGSKTEDIVKEETPLEVTSADTKDNDANTDNTEGKEQNVVEKKEPSEATSKVCDVEPPKEDCSEKGMQEEHPVEESKASTEESSVDQKEHGEQKSTSEKEASLSGEPTEDQTRAKEEEKTKTSKAEAEDGKVVPEIPKQGIRLKIKVPAHRRRAELQREEGKGDSESEASEGRCLRRSPRICRPTAKLAEIQDRKVEKKQVTPLVEKEKEENEEKEVEENAVQKKPREKKVEQEGQAKPKGRRQRRMRWSRVRSRRKKKDSEEDYDEDEGDESSSEEEETEEDDSDEDYQVEKKKRRRNRNKERNSSDTSTSSSDDLPPNDDPCKHCGLPNHPELILLCDSCDSGYHTACLRPPLMIIPDGEWFCPPCQHKLLCDKLEEQLQNLDVALKKKERAERRKERLVYVGISVENIITPSVEPEEEKQEEVVKEKKEVKKNKSWGRRSTRAKKYISYRFDEFDEAIEEAIEEDIKEAEGGGAGRGKDMANITGHRGKDMSAILQEEGKENGRPKRSNAGQRRKKRRRLNDLDSDSTVDEEESEEEFRLSDSSEEEEFVASDNDVDSEGEAQSLDDSDFGSDGQGPNTGSVPSRRRPTKRRNTRPRRRRRPRGYSDDEELEETDEEDEEEEMVTEGSSEFSDSDLDMRRRRSHRSKKKQVNYCEASDSDASQGSRNKDKAKKRRRLSSSESDASFHSMDSDEEDGKSKKQRVVLSEEESRKRRRRLSLKRRRESEDDDDNSSDSDDSEEEERPVRKRVNRIDSDDSDEEEAEKEKEKKSTEKEAEDTVAKGVSPLDYNLELPPTNGQSPMKTLEGLISRPATGMANPALMSQIGLKNSSAPQPVSVGANGLVAQEMAPQDEDEDDLLGVTDLVDYVCNSEQL
- the rsf1b.1 gene encoding remodeling and spacing factor 1 isoform X2, which produces MRVGKKNTSTEPLASSSALHCGESLVLQRTVSNPSIVKMAASAAAAGSSPGLCPSFAVICSFLERYGALLDLPELTFPQLERYLQETSTVPKLLVDLHVKLLRKIGKSVSADRWEKYLVKICQDFNTTWAWELEKKGYLEMTVECKTGILKYLCECQFDDNVKFKTAINEEDPDKMRLQPIGRDKDGLMYWFQLDQDHNVRVYVEEQDDLDGSSWKCIVRNRNDLAQILELLKTQIDPALLVKKDQEEGSSSNSPNPETEENKKKEEDGEVKKDKGLDEEKSPKTEKDDSEKDNTVAQTDSVKQEVAEGKEALTDKDTKDVKSDKPIVVEETVTKAGKEEPMEEDEVINNTSESTSEKTGAPLPSEHIGEVKKKSDEIQKALKNDQQAKIPLKKREMKRSEDFATNNCGSGGSSIIVRNPTVKEVRPASEENGLSSENLNGNVSPDVAAEGDGQARDSLQIKQTEPQVKDQQADAEVKETTKQLSETKKEGGHEEKQEKADATTSKSQTSMEESMEVEEPAVSKGDQETSPKREKTAEKSSEVIPLQADSEKPGEPETMEIAEDCSKPLDKEASENTGVKKPVDQAENEKARETLKERPCPNERDMDQKREEIKLGDTASNEKADAAKDDKTQMGTEAPMETEISTSQDSTKQQSDAHEQSRLAVQKADKPCTSEETKRPEDEASSTTLEDCALLDGDKKPESGSTKQSETQELPKEDTIPVKEKEESEPLKEEKKLPEDSNVSKEKENPSLPKENKKNEDCEKSAVCEETITETAAKESLKSEHDRMSDNTAMPDTEGTDSVATQKESEADQEKQNAVKKTEEAPSPAGSKTEDIVKEETPLEVTSADTKDNDANTDNTEGKEQNVVEKKEPSEATSKVCDVEPPKEDCSEKGMQEEHPVEESKASTEESSVDQKEHGEQKSTSEKEASLSGEPTEDQTRAKEEEKTKTSKAEAEDGKVVPEIPKQGIRLKIKVPAHRRRAELQREEGKGDSESEASEGRCLRRSPRICRPTAKLAEIQDRKVEKKQVTPLVEKEKEENEEKEVEENAVQKKPREKKVEQEGQAKPKGRRQRRMRWSRVRSRRKKKDSEEDYDEDEGDESSSEEEETEEDDSDEDYQVEKKKRRRNRNKERNSSDTSTSSSDDLPPNDDPCKHCGLPNHPELILLCDSCDSGYHTACLRPPLMIIPDGEWFCPPCQHKLLCDKLEEQLQNLDVALKKKERAERRKERLVYVGISVENIITPSVEPEEEKQEEVVKEKKEVKKNKSWGRRSTRAKKYISYRFDEFDEAIEEAIEEDIKEAEGGGAGRGKDMANITGHRGKDMSAILQEEGKENGRPKRSNAGQRRKKRRRLNDLDSDSTVDEEESEEEFRLSDSEEEEFVASDNDVDSEGEAQSLDDSDFGSDGQGPNTGSVPSRRRPTKRRNTRPRRRRRPRGYSDDEELEETDEEDEEEEMVTEGSSEFSDSDLDMRRRRSHRSKKKQVNYCEASDSDASQGSRNKDKAKKRRRLSSSESDASFHSMDSDEEDGKSKKQRVVLSEEESRKRRRRLSLKRRRESEDDDDNSSDSDDSEEEERPVRKRVNRIDSDDSDEEEAEKEKEKKSTEKEAEDTVAKGVSPLDYNLELPPTNGQSPMKTLEGLISRPATGMANPALMSQIGLKNSSAPQPVSVGANGLVAQEMAPQDEDEDDLLGVTDLVDYVCNSEQL